The window ATAATtctatgtgaatttttttttccgaatagtctcgaaattcaaatatttagcaCATAAGACGACGTTCCTTTTAGAAATAAAGAGCATTTGTAAACGTTATATGTACCTAAATTGTTTAATGTATAGgcatttaaaatgtttgatttacATGTTAAGATGTTTCAGACTAATATCCATTTCCTttctttgtcatttttaaaccGACCAGGAAATTACTTTTTTGCTTTATTATTTTAATGAGTTTACGTTTATCTTAAGTACTACTTGTACTTTTGTGTGCTTTCAATATCGATTCAATAGCACAAAATCAACCTAcaatacattttaaattaaaacacgGAAAAATACTAATGAATCGACTCTCTAAAAAAGATATTCAACTgcaaatttaagaaaacaagTCTATTTAACACTTAATAACCTTACGCTTGCAGGTTGATAACAAAGGCGTCCAATTTTCATTCTGACAACTGTATGACTCCTTCGTAATGCCACTAGGAAATATTTATCCACGGTAGCACTCAGCAATACACGTTTTATTTGTTGAACACAATATCAAAGCGTTTTCTACAGCCAGGTCTATCATATTTCTCAAACAAAAACTGGCCATTCCTGCCACGAAAATTACGATATTCGATTGATATACAGAATGAATATATTAATGACAAGATGCAATTGACTGATAATGATACTTACATGTGCTGTTCAGAAAATTATCTTACCTGTTGATTGGATGAGAAAGATCACTGTAAAACGTAcgttcattttaattaaaaaaatggcgCGTGTAAAACTTTACAAACAGGACACAATATCATACATTGTCAAACacagatattttttaatattaaaatattttccttaaaCACAAATATAGGGCTACAAAACACTGACATTGTTTATATGCTGCACATGGTATTGTTAATtggtatacttttttttatatagcttGTAGTTAAACTTTTATATGTATAGATGTATGTACGTGGTCAGTGTATTCGATATCGAGCAAAGCTAATTATGAAATTAACTGACCACAACTAAGGAATACGGAATCATTCTTTGGGTATTCTGAGGTGATACTTATGGTCAGGCTGTGATCAAATCACAAAAGCCCAAAGGTCTTTATGATGGACTTTATCATGTACAAATGTACCGATTATGATGATAACCTCATCATATTCGAAGCTAATTTTGGAATTAACTGACCACAtctaaggaataaggaatcattcttcaATTCTTATGATCAAATCACAAAAGGCTCAAAAGGATTTATGATAGATTTCATCACGTACAAATGTACCGATCATAATTAACCCCTGATCataatcaaagaatgattttttatccgttaaatttatttaattttcagcaattgtacgattaaatattaaaacattgacATTGAtacgttattttcattttgtataattatgcaaacccAACTTACGCTTTACACTACGTCATTTGCATTTATAGGAGGtgacaaactaaaaaaaactataagtATTTAATATCcaattacttattaggtttgtttcTGACCGTCAGAAGCAGATCTTTTTATGTTCTTGAACAACCCAAAATATTTCGGTAAGGACACGTAGTCAGTAACAAACTTGAtaactgttttgttttgtcaaggCCCTAAAATGTTGGTAAATAGTTCATAAATACGCAGCCATCTATTGGCGGCTTGGTACAAAGATAATGTCATTTTCTAGGAAAGGCGTTACGGTAACGGAATGACACATTATTTcagacatttttatttcatttttatttttatttttgaaattttgttcttGGTTTTGGCATTAccaaaataattatgatttctTTCGATCTTGTTAGCAATGTAAATAAAGCCATTAACCTCTTCATCTAGTAATATGATTGTCATCATACATATGAAATTGCAGTCCTTttccttgttttgtttttcagatTTACATCCCCTCTGCACTCCAAATAATCCAAAATATACAAACATTTTTCATGTCTAAAATAGTCTTTGGTTATTATGTATTCAGTatattatctttctttttttatcggAAATTAAAAGgaacattcattttatttttaaccgaTATACACCAGAGGTTTGAACGCACATCAGcctgaatgaaaataaatatgagcactttttctatgaaaaaaagTAGTGACTCCTCAGATTTTTACGAATTTGTTTAATAAATCAAGCAGAAACAAAATAGGAACTGGTTTGCATTTTAGAAGAAAAGTGGCAAAACAAGGTTCCAACAgttttaattcttaattttaaataatcgttcatacatttatatacaaagGAATTGCTTTGGTGCTATCTCTAAgacatgaaaatttaaaatgcaataaTCTTGCACGTACATGTAACAGGTGTATCTTCTCTTAAAATAATTTGCACATGAAAAAAgtcatggtcacgattttgtaCTGACATATCTTGCTTTCTTTCTAATCGAAGATTGCTGTTTTtgtctttaaagtttttttgcgTAGTTTTGGTTTTGAATTGCTTTGTTCACTTTGACGGGTACTTCAGAGCTGTATTGGAATCTTCTAAAATATCACAAACAGTATCCATATTGTTCTTACAGTCTATAACGTTATCGGCGCTTTGGTAAAGTTCGTTTTCAATAAGTTCTCCTTTAAAACCAGAATGCATGTCTTGGCTTTTTATTCTGTCTGGCATTTCTAGTTTTTCAGGTCTTTTTGATGACGAAAGCCTGAAAACAAAGTTGATAAGATGTATATTTGCCCGATTTAAAGAAGAAATTTGAGTCGACACATTTTTATTAAGCACTTAAATTTAAGGTAACAAGGTCCCTTACCTCATCTTAATGCAAACCACTACGATGATAAGAATTAAAGACACTCCTCCGGCAGCTGCAGCAatataaatttcttaaaaagcAGGAAAAAAATGtggtcatatatatatatatatatatatatatatatatatatatatatatatatatatatatatatatatatataacagataatcattgataaaacatattacatacCTATTTAATGGCTATGAGGATAATAACAAGTTTATTGTCTCACAAAAAAGCTACTATTTCACGATGCAAATCCAAGAGAAATTGTTGCTTTCGAGGTGGACTATAAACTTGTTATTTTCCGAACAGTTTGTCAATAGGTATTTCATTATAccatttaaaactttatttcttGGTGGTTAACAAATTAGGGTTATCGGACTTGGAAGACACCAGAGTTGTTCCGAGGTTAAAATAGAGGAAATCGCATGCTGCTGGTAAATAGTTTAGATGACTATTTACCATGGGCAGATAACACGGAAATTATTTCAAGGTAAGATAGAGTAGCATGTTTATCCGTTGTAATTGTACGTAGAAAATATACAAAGAGGTATAATAACATTCGATATATGATGTCTTTACCTATAAGTATATATTCTAATTTAAATATTAGCatatatttttactaatcaaTAATAATGACATGTGTTTGACATTAGGCACTCTGTAAAACCAAGCCTAAACCATTccaaaaaaatgcattttaatgcTGTAGGTCCTATTTTATCTATTTAGTTTTAGTTACATTTACCATAGGTAgcaaaatttatacatgtaaacaaaaatatttatactaaatttGATATCCATATTCGGTCTTAATCTATATATTGTACTTTAAAGAACATATATTGTTTATACAAAAAGTCGTTTTATACTTTGAATACATACTGGAGATGGACTCTAGACCACTCTCAGAAAATTGCACTTTAAATGTGGTAGGTGTCATTGTGTTTGAATAGCCGTAGGTTACATTTAACTTTGCATCTGTTTCAGATGTAAAATTTCCCAGGATAGTTGTCACTATTGTTGATACGGTTGTAGTCATGTGTGGAGTTGACCCAGTTATTTCGAAATCTTCACATGGAATTAATGAAAAAACTTATAGCTCAATATATACTAAAAAAGGTAATTCAAATAAATTcgcaataccaaaaataaaaaaaactatcgcATATGaattgaaactttttaaaaaacttataataacaaatatattCAGAGAAATATGCGACAGCAAAATATTACCACAATAAAGTTCATTTTGTCCTTCAGCATCCTTTGTCACGTTGTAAATGACTTTGCCAGTAGAACAGTTCTCGTATCTATCATGGATGAAGAGTGATTTAAGAATCGAAGAGTTTAGTGTCGAATCATTGCAAGTTACTCCTTTAAACATATCAGCCAAGGTTTGGTTCAATGAATTTGATAGCGTTGTTATGGAAATGCATGTATCAAGACTTTtccagttaaaaaaatgttggtatTCTGCTTTTAGGTTTACTGATACCTGcaaagataaaataaagagtaatTATACCTTTAACATTAAACTTGAATGTTTTCTATaacagcatatatatatatatatatatatatatatatatatatatatatatatatatatatatatatatatatatatatataatcctgCTGccgccaaaaaaaaatacaataatattgaaaaaaaattggtgttTTGAATAGTCAACACTATTCTCAGAAGAGCAGTTACACAACTTTCACTCATGAAATATCATCTACATGTAAAATACAAGcttataaacatattaaattgTTCCGCTCGACCTCTCCGATTTTTATGTAATCGATGCTACGTTTTAAGGTCTTCTGCTTCCGAGCGGAAGActttactattattctgaaaaaaaattcagattttttaatgttttcttgtatacgccaactttgatcctttatatctcgctcgtttgttcaccgattgttttgacattttcaggtctgataacatgccgcgcgATGTTGtcgttttatattttacttgatGAAAATCACCAtccgattttgatattttccccttttaataaaatttaacgacttcttttgtcagATGGTTTTAGCTTTAATGATGACTGACAGAGTCTCTAGGATCGGCTTGTTTGGCAGCTGATACATTGAATTGGTGCAAGacatatttcttttgttatttaaatgcaaacaaaAGGAGTGGTATAGGTGTTGAAACAACGGTTAGAAAAAAATGCCAACAATTTCACGTATTTTCCgttttagttttctacctgataataatttgttataagatgtatttttaaagtttttgatcttaccgagacctttcattcggtatacagaaaaaggggctggtccctatAATTAGGGAGGTAGAGGCGTCAAAAGTTttttgtcaataacttgtaaaggaataaaaatttctaatgcattattgaagcaaagctGTAAAGAAATGAATTCCAAATCCTTCCGTAGTATTCAGTTTGATGGTTTTGTTacttatagtcagtatttgcagaaacaatttttgtcagttcggtccatttttgtggagGTGTGCACGTTTAAGAAGTTAtaaaagggcttcttgtaatccattaactgatacatgcaaATGTTctaatttatatgtacattttcatttcataaacatgaagatctttgaccttatttttgttgtttgtttcataacggTGCCCCtctctatatttagatgcataaCGAGACTCAGGTAAACGATCGATAgcagagtcgctagctgtattcaggccgtcgcccagacgacagtgcatgtgccCAACTGTTTTACTGTAATGAAGACATCTTAAATTGTTCCAGTACTTGGAGATTTGTTaatagcgagcgaagcgagctctaagaaccagtgtgcgcgggaaaaagaacgagctaaacctacagttcatcaaacaaaattttttgtctacgtcccattaTGCTCTCTAatttttcacccgtggtgctatgcaaaaaatggccgacttttaacttgtaatttacggtgtcttaaAGTTTggagacacgttttgagtaccgcatatgctttggagagactcaaaagatttgttacatgcttccataccttcgtattgagtcgagaaacgtaaacaaagacggaacaaagtcatggatgacgtcacagtgcccTCGCGCTATATTttccgcgataaatttagaggtggatcaaacatatgtaatgagtgtactagcTATATCAGTAAAGACTGCAATtactgcctcattgacatatgatttgtttttgattttttttaatatagagattatataaataaatattagcaagagccatactttagtgtcatatcgatccatttttaagctaattctacatgcatgtacagtaggcaggtataCAAGTATATAAGTAGGGACGAAATAAACAAtcggacattttgaactaaataaaaaggaaaaaatgaacagaaaaaaaaaacagttaaaaaatttatgtagatattgcatatagtctggccattaaatttaaaagtgagaaattacacacctacaaacagggaccaggcgctctctctctctctctctctctctctctctctctctctgtctgtctctcctGTCCGACAAACTGTACCAATGATGGTATAAAGTTAACACGACTTTACCACATGTATGTCACCATGCACCTTGTaataattgatctttttttagCGCAATAGGTCTAACTGCCAGTTAGCCTTACGTTGTATCCCGCATCAAATTTCATAACAAATGATTTGTTTACATGTGATTAGCTGCATATGACAAaacatattgaattaaaacattaagatGTTTTATGTCTAAaaattgaacataaaaaaaCGTGACATTCCGAGTCATTCGCAAACATCCAACTTCAGTTCCACCCCCTTCCTATTTgtacaacaaaattttatgtgCAACAAATAAAACCGCATATCacactttttttaattatgacaatttttcttatcataattttttgttaacattaaacaaattaaatataacaGACCGAGTTAAtacttcaaaataaaatcagtctATATAAACTTTACAATGTATCTAAGTAGCTTAATCAATTAATGGTGAAAAACGACATTaaaaagatcaagtaaaatttcattCCGTAAGAGTAAGAACAATGGGGTCAGTACATCTCTAAGTTTTTCAGTACTGtctgatttgatttgaacatattttattatgcaaaataatatttacataataggattgggcagcaggcaaAGCCTATTTAAGCCTTCTCCACTAGGTACAAGGTAgtcatatgtataaaatacaagacTTGTGGaattaaatgatacaattaaggatacatgatttttttgtgtagcaaagtgaacaaaagaaaaaaaagagggaaaaa is drawn from Crassostrea angulata isolate pt1a10 chromosome 5, ASM2561291v2, whole genome shotgun sequence and contains these coding sequences:
- the LOC128186318 gene encoding uncharacterized protein LOC128186318 isoform X1, which produces MKATYAVILYFVHVAAFDDGCSGEDFGRAVENAVVSCTSNISCDAKCYRGYIFPTGSREESYNCQNAVWTPLLLACKRFPVVYVTYAAIWEMKDVLPILCDNVLIRLKESTDKLEEKFTNFCNDLFINTMVKLTYSIRTFQVSVNLKAEYQHFFNWKSLDTCISITTLSNSLNQTLADMFKGVTCNDSTLNSSILKSLFIHDRYENCSTGKVIYNVTKDAEGQNELYCDFEITGSTPHMTTTVSTIVTTILGNFTSETDAKLNVTYGYSNTMTPTTFKVQFSESGLESISKIYIAAAAGGVSLILIIVVVCIKMRLSSSKRPEKLEMPDRIKSQDMHSGFKGELIENELYQSADNVIDCKNNMDTVCDILEDSNTALKYPSK
- the LOC128186318 gene encoding uncharacterized protein LOC128186318 isoform X2; amino-acid sequence: MKATYAVILYFVHVAAFDDGCSGEDFGRAVENAVVSCTSNISCDAKCYRGYIFPTGSREESYNCQNAVWTPLLLACKRFPVVYVTYAAIWEMKDVLPILCDNVLIRLKESTDKLEEKFTNFCNDLFINTMVKLTYSIRTFQVSVNLKAEYQHFFNWKSLDTCISITTLSNSLNQTLADMFKGVTCNDSTLNSSILKSLFIHDRYENCSTGKVIYNVTKDAEGQNELYCEIYIAAAAGGVSLILIIVVVCIKMRLSSSKRPEKLEMPDRIKSQDMHSGFKGELIENELYQSADNVIDCKNNMDTVCDILEDSNTALKYPSK